A section of the Estrella lausannensis genome encodes:
- a CDS encoding metal ABC transporter ATP-binding protein, with protein sequence METAIDVRHLTVNYGKTPVLWDVGFSVPQGNIIGVIGPNGAGKSTLMKAILGLIPLLSGKVEIFGQPLKKVRQRVAYVPQRGSVDWEFPITVKSLVAMGRYGRVGIFRRLRKADWSAAEHYIKLVGLEGFEDRQISELSGGQQQRVFLARALLQESDIYFLDEPFAGIDIASEKVVIDILKKLKDEGKTIFVVHHDLNTVESYFTWTILLNLRLVAEGPVKEVFTPQNLAVTYGKNIALFDEAVRLSSIRSQGKIS encoded by the coding sequence ATGGAAACGGCGATCGATGTGCGCCACCTGACTGTCAACTACGGAAAGACGCCGGTCCTTTGGGATGTGGGTTTCAGCGTTCCACAGGGAAACATCATCGGGGTTATTGGTCCTAACGGGGCGGGCAAAAGCACGCTGATGAAGGCGATATTGGGGTTAATCCCCCTGCTCTCCGGCAAGGTGGAGATTTTCGGCCAGCCGCTTAAAAAGGTGCGGCAGAGGGTAGCTTACGTGCCTCAGCGAGGTTCGGTCGACTGGGAATTTCCGATCACCGTCAAAAGCTTAGTCGCCATGGGAAGATATGGCCGGGTCGGAATATTCAGAAGACTGAGAAAGGCTGACTGGTCGGCTGCCGAGCACTATATCAAGCTTGTCGGCCTAGAGGGGTTTGAAGATCGTCAGATCAGCGAGCTCTCTGGTGGGCAGCAGCAGAGGGTGTTCCTGGCGAGAGCTCTCCTGCAGGAATCCGATATCTATTTTCTCGATGAACCGTTCGCAGGGATTGACATCGCTTCCGAAAAGGTCGTGATTGATATCTTAAAAAAATTAAAGGATGAGGGAAAAACGATATTCGTGGTTCACCACGACTTAAATACTGTCGAGAGCTACTTTACCTGGACTATTTTGCTCAATTTGAGGCTGGTGGCCGAAGGTCCTGTCAAAGAGGTGTTCACACCGCAAAACCTTGCGGTGACCTATGGTAAGAATATCGCTCTTTTCGACGAAGCTGTCAGGCTCTCCAGCATCCGGTCTCAAGGCAAAATCTCATGA
- a CDS encoding iron chelate uptake ABC transporter family permease subunit, protein MNLVSYLTDPVLRAPTIASVFMCFSASLIGCVVFLRRQSLIGESLSHAAFPGVVVGVALAGALGLGFESVFLMSATVLGGGAFFAMLGLLLIHWMTRKLKIKDDSALCFTLSIFFGIGLLIASYVQFVFPTLYQQAQAFLFGQTATMTEAHALVFLIQAALVTILFLMMYKEIQLVSFDYQFAKSLGFNTIAIESGLVVLTVAAIVIGIRSVGVVLMSAMLVAPAAAARQFTHRLSSMLMLSGFFGAVSGFFGNVLSYEGSVYLTAGDPSARFSLPTGPMIVLVASVICLAALLFAPEQGIVFQLIKAHRFRHNCLLENVLKSIKRYGKGDVSVEEIARYQTISKVHLRIILLRLCLQGYLARKKSGIFALTHEGDRWASRIIRLHRLWEVYLADYLKVAAERVHKSAEEMEHIITEELEEELTLLLKDPKQDPHQQPIPPRE, encoded by the coding sequence ATGAACCTTGTAAGCTATCTTACAGATCCTGTTCTTCGTGCTCCTACTATTGCTTCCGTCTTCATGTGCTTTTCCGCTTCTCTGATCGGTTGCGTAGTTTTTTTAAGAAGGCAGTCGTTGATAGGAGAAAGTTTGTCGCACGCCGCCTTTCCCGGCGTCGTCGTAGGTGTTGCCTTAGCAGGCGCTTTGGGTCTTGGCTTTGAAAGTGTGTTCCTAATGTCAGCCACCGTTCTGGGAGGTGGAGCCTTTTTTGCTATGCTCGGCTTACTCTTGATCCACTGGATGACCAGGAAGCTTAAAATCAAGGACGACTCAGCCCTTTGTTTCACGCTTTCCATCTTCTTTGGAATCGGTCTTCTGATTGCCAGTTATGTACAGTTTGTCTTTCCCACACTCTATCAGCAGGCCCAGGCATTTCTTTTCGGGCAGACAGCGACCATGACGGAAGCTCACGCCCTTGTTTTCTTGATTCAGGCTGCTCTCGTGACGATTCTGTTTCTCATGATGTACAAAGAAATCCAGCTCGTGTCATTTGATTATCAGTTTGCCAAGAGCCTGGGCTTCAACACAATCGCCATTGAATCCGGACTGGTCGTGCTCACTGTGGCGGCAATCGTCATCGGGATTAGGTCTGTCGGTGTCGTGCTTATGAGTGCGATGCTCGTGGCCCCAGCCGCTGCCGCAAGGCAATTCACCCATAGGTTGAGCTCGATGCTGATGCTTTCCGGCTTTTTCGGGGCTGTATCCGGTTTTTTCGGGAACGTTCTCTCTTATGAAGGGAGTGTCTATCTCACCGCCGGGGATCCTTCCGCCAGGTTCTCGCTACCTACAGGGCCTATGATTGTGCTTGTCGCCTCCGTGATATGCCTTGCTGCCCTCTTGTTCGCTCCTGAACAAGGGATTGTATTTCAACTGATAAAGGCTCACCGCTTCCGGCATAATTGTCTTCTTGAAAATGTGCTGAAGTCGATTAAGCGTTATGGAAAGGGTGATGTGAGTGTCGAGGAGATTGCCAGATACCAGACGATTTCCAAAGTGCATCTCAGGATTATTCTTTTGAGGCTTTGTCTTCAGGGCTATCTTGCCAGAAAAAAAAGCGGCATTTTTGCGCTCACGCATGAAGGTGACAGGTGGGCCAGCCGGATCATCCGTCTGCACAGGCTCTGGGAGGTTTATCTGGCTGATTACCTGAAGGTGGCTGCTGAAAGGGTGCATAAAAGCGCCGAAGAGATGGAGCATATCATTACAGAAGAACTTGAGGAAGAGTTGACTTTGCTTTTGAAGGATCCGAAGCAAGATCCCCACCAACAACCGATTCCTCCCAGGGAGTGA
- a CDS encoding metal ABC transporter permease gives MQHLFSYANPYYNQDFIGFFQVLAARVFGFFTGTANGDGLAADELQLIVLSLVALSAALVGTTLILRKMAMLANSISHTILIGVVAAYFFSSHSGENHLHALNMPAFVLCSIGMAVLTAFLTEWLSTSTKLKEDASTGIVFTTFFAIGIIMVTLLTRSAHIGSEVVMGSADALHPDDVSAVFWIACFNAVMFLLCYKEFQITTFDPGLARSFGISPAFFNYVLMIQTALTAVAAFRAVGVIMVLAFLVGPALAARFLTDKLSVLFFYGAALGVGSSVLGVALARHLLSVYGLALSTGGLVVLWIALIFFACALFGPKRGILSGYFDRKRLRRQRSTGVAEKGCCS, from the coding sequence ATGCAGCATCTGTTTTCTTACGCAAATCCTTACTACAACCAGGATTTCATCGGATTTTTCCAGGTTTTGGCAGCCCGCGTCTTCGGTTTTTTTACCGGTACCGCGAACGGAGATGGGCTTGCGGCAGATGAGCTGCAGCTTATTGTGCTTTCCCTGGTTGCTCTTTCCGCTGCCCTGGTGGGGACTACCCTGATTTTAAGAAAAATGGCTATGCTTGCCAATTCCATCTCTCATACTATCCTGATAGGGGTGGTTGCCGCTTACTTTTTCTCCTCTCATAGCGGAGAGAATCACCTGCATGCTCTCAATATGCCGGCTTTTGTTCTCTGCTCTATTGGTATGGCAGTGTTGACAGCGTTTTTAACCGAGTGGCTTTCGACATCGACCAAATTAAAAGAGGACGCCAGCACAGGGATTGTGTTTACGACCTTTTTTGCAATCGGCATCATCATGGTGACTTTGCTAACCAGGAGTGCACACATTGGATCCGAGGTGGTGATGGGCAGTGCAGACGCCCTCCATCCCGACGATGTTTCGGCCGTTTTTTGGATTGCATGTTTTAACGCCGTGATGTTTCTTCTTTGCTATAAAGAGTTCCAGATCACTACTTTTGACCCGGGTCTTGCCAGATCCTTCGGCATCTCTCCCGCTTTTTTTAACTATGTCCTGATGATCCAGACGGCATTGACGGCAGTTGCCGCATTTCGCGCAGTCGGCGTCATCATGGTTTTGGCTTTTTTGGTGGGTCCTGCCCTGGCTGCACGCTTTCTTACGGATAAATTAAGCGTCCTTTTCTTTTACGGCGCAGCCCTGGGTGTCGGATCGAGTGTTCTGGGAGTAGCCCTCGCCCGCCATTTACTCAGCGTCTATGGGCTGGCTCTTTCTACTGGAGGACTTGTTGTTCTTTGGATTGCGCTCATTTTTTTCGCTTGCGCTCTGTTCGGTCCCAAAAGAGGGATCCTTTCGGGGTACTTTGACAGAAAGAGGCTGCGCAGGCAGCGGAGCACCGGTGTGGCTGAGAAAGGCTGCTGCAGTTGA
- a CDS encoding 1-deoxy-D-xylulose-5-phosphate reductoisomerase has protein sequence MKKRYLSLLGSTGSIGKNAIEIAKHLGNDRVEVVALAARSNAALLEAQAKELKPAMVAILDEKEGRELKKKLPGIRVEVGPEGILEAAVYERADLVLNAIVGTQGLKPTVSAILAKKDIALANKEALVSGGSLMMDLAKAQGVSIIPVDSEHSAIFQCLKGEKSSFVRRLIITASGGPFRTKTFEELKYITKEEALCHPTWSMGHKITIDSSTLMNKGLEVIEAHHLFGLPLDQIEVVIHPQSVIHSMVEFKDGSMLSQMSRPTMLVPIQYAITYPEREEGLLEPFDFTKHNRLDFEKPDMEKFRCLSLAFQAAKRGGSAPCFLNAANEVLVGRFLKNEIGWLDIAGKLSRLLDVHPVQRVECIEDVIEVDSEARVRAAEV, from the coding sequence ATGAAAAAACGCTATCTCTCCCTTTTGGGCTCGACAGGATCCATTGGAAAAAATGCGATCGAAATCGCCAAGCATCTAGGAAATGACAGAGTGGAAGTGGTGGCCTTGGCGGCCCGTTCCAATGCGGCGCTTTTGGAAGCGCAGGCCAAAGAGCTCAAGCCGGCGATGGTTGCTATTTTGGATGAAAAAGAAGGAAGGGAGCTTAAAAAAAAGCTGCCTGGCATCCGCGTGGAAGTGGGTCCTGAAGGGATATTGGAAGCGGCCGTGTATGAAAGGGCCGATCTTGTATTGAATGCGATCGTGGGCACTCAAGGACTTAAGCCCACCGTGTCAGCTATCTTGGCTAAAAAGGATATAGCGCTAGCCAATAAGGAGGCGCTTGTTTCCGGGGGTAGCCTGATGATGGATCTGGCAAAGGCTCAAGGGGTTTCCATCATTCCGGTCGACAGCGAGCATTCCGCAATTTTTCAATGTCTGAAGGGAGAGAAATCAAGTTTCGTCAGACGTCTTATCATCACAGCATCCGGAGGACCATTTAGGACAAAAACCTTCGAGGAGCTTAAGTATATCACGAAAGAAGAGGCTCTCTGCCACCCTACATGGTCGATGGGCCATAAAATTACCATCGACTCTTCGACTCTGATGAATAAGGGGCTGGAGGTCATCGAAGCGCACCATCTCTTTGGGCTGCCGCTGGATCAGATAGAAGTCGTGATTCACCCCCAGAGTGTTATACATAGCATGGTGGAATTTAAAGACGGTTCCATGCTTTCGCAGATGAGCCGTCCGACCATGTTGGTACCAATTCAGTACGCGATCACCTATCCCGAAAGGGAAGAGGGGTTGTTGGAGCCGTTTGATTTTACCAAGCATAACCGGCTCGATTTCGAGAAGCCTGATATGGAGAAGTTCAGGTGTCTGAGCCTCGCTTTTCAGGCTGCCAAGAGAGGGGGGAGCGCTCCCTGTTTCTTAAATGCCGCCAATGAAGTTTTAGTCGGAAGATTTTTGAAAAATGAAATCGGCTGGCTTGATATCGCGGGCAAACTGTCGAGGTTACTTGATGTTCATCCAGTCCAACGTGTTGAGTGCATTGAGGATGTAATCGAAGTGGACAGCGAGGCAAGGGTCAGGGCGGCTGAGGTTTAA
- a CDS encoding site-2 protease family protein, with protein MATGILLALLCLSFLIFIHELGHYVMARLVGMRVETFAIGFGRPLYSWDYKGTKWQIGWLPFGGFVKIAGQEVNGEEDPYSIPDGFFGKSPLDRIKVALAGPLMNLLFAFLLFTVIWSFGGREKNFSEFTPKIGWIDPKSELYASGIRPGDEIVAYGNQPFSSFKDHLYAPMTASEDLLVQGNRVDYLTGAKKPFSTKVKVYPHPNSLEKGIMTAGILQPANYIIYDKLPGDKENPLPEGSPLEHSGIQYGDRIFWVDGEIVFSMQELNKILNDERVFLIVQRDGKEIMSRVPLVELEELRLDQQVKDELTDWQYEAGLGGVKPNQLKVIPYNLTSGLVVEGPLRFIDKDKEKEAFPEHMFSKLEEPLLPGDRIIAVQGEKVRTSSEMLKEIQRKKATVIIQRKSIKEAPVLWRLADAEFEEEIPGGDLKTLVDSLGQETPKTNSGSLYLLSSVIPKKRSEFTLSDEAKEQYSNEMKEALSQIERMEDPEKRAAALNLLENRENQLLLGLSGVQDRRVNYNPNPVEQFKSIIDEIYRTLYALVTGTLNPKWMSGPIGIVQVMNEGYKISSKEALYWMAFISLNLGVINLLPIPVLDGGTIVICLFELLSGKKIKPKTLEKLIVPFAVLLIVFFVFLTYHDLARLFKNFLPW; from the coding sequence ATGGCTACCGGCATCTTGCTTGCTCTGCTCTGTTTGAGTTTCCTAATCTTCATCCATGAACTTGGCCACTACGTGATGGCGCGTTTGGTCGGGATGCGGGTGGAAACATTTGCTATCGGCTTCGGCCGTCCTCTTTATAGTTGGGACTATAAGGGAACCAAGTGGCAGATAGGCTGGCTGCCCTTCGGCGGCTTCGTCAAGATCGCTGGCCAAGAGGTCAACGGCGAGGAAGATCCCTATTCGATTCCCGATGGCTTTTTTGGAAAATCGCCCCTCGATCGCATCAAGGTTGCCTTAGCAGGCCCTTTGATGAATTTGCTCTTTGCCTTTCTTCTCTTCACTGTCATCTGGTCATTTGGCGGGCGGGAAAAAAATTTCTCTGAATTCACTCCTAAAATAGGTTGGATCGATCCTAAATCGGAACTTTATGCCTCCGGGATCCGTCCGGGTGATGAAATTGTCGCCTATGGCAATCAACCCTTCTCCAGCTTTAAAGACCACCTCTACGCTCCGATGACAGCATCGGAAGATCTTTTGGTGCAAGGCAACCGTGTCGACTACCTGACAGGCGCCAAGAAACCGTTTTCGACCAAAGTCAAAGTCTATCCTCATCCTAACTCTTTGGAAAAAGGGATCATGACGGCGGGAATCCTCCAGCCGGCAAACTACATCATCTATGACAAGCTTCCCGGCGATAAGGAGAATCCGCTTCCTGAAGGCTCTCCGTTGGAACACAGCGGCATTCAATATGGAGATCGCATTTTCTGGGTCGACGGCGAGATTGTTTTCTCGATGCAGGAGCTGAATAAAATTCTCAATGACGAGCGGGTCTTCCTGATTGTTCAGCGTGATGGTAAAGAGATCATGAGCCGTGTTCCTCTCGTTGAGTTAGAAGAGCTTCGTCTCGACCAGCAGGTGAAGGATGAGCTGACTGACTGGCAGTATGAGGCAGGCCTTGGCGGCGTAAAGCCCAACCAGCTCAAGGTTATTCCCTATAACCTGACAAGTGGTCTTGTCGTCGAAGGACCTCTTCGTTTCATCGACAAAGATAAAGAGAAAGAAGCCTTCCCCGAACACATGTTTTCCAAGTTGGAAGAGCCTCTTTTACCCGGTGACAGAATCATCGCGGTGCAAGGAGAAAAGGTACGCACTTCGTCAGAAATGCTGAAGGAAATTCAGCGGAAAAAGGCGACCGTGATCATTCAGAGGAAATCGATAAAAGAAGCTCCCGTGCTTTGGCGGCTTGCCGATGCCGAGTTTGAAGAGGAGATTCCCGGAGGCGATCTGAAGACATTGGTCGATAGTTTAGGCCAAGAAACGCCTAAAACAAACTCTGGATCCCTCTATCTGCTCTCGTCAGTGATTCCCAAGAAAAGGAGCGAATTCACTCTTTCGGATGAGGCAAAAGAGCAATACAGCAATGAGATGAAAGAAGCTCTTTCCCAAATCGAGAGAATGGAAGATCCGGAAAAGAGAGCCGCGGCGTTGAACTTGCTGGAAAACCGCGAAAATCAGCTCCTCCTTGGACTCTCCGGGGTTCAAGACAGACGAGTCAACTACAATCCCAACCCTGTGGAGCAGTTCAAGTCCATCATCGACGAGATCTATCGTACTCTCTACGCCCTTGTGACAGGAACATTAAACCCCAAATGGATGAGCGGACCGATCGGTATTGTCCAGGTCATGAACGAAGGCTACAAAATCAGTAGCAAGGAAGCTCTTTACTGGATGGCCTTCATCAGTTTGAACCTGGGTGTGATCAACCTGCTTCCCATACCGGTTCTCGATGGCGGCACTATTGTGATCTGCCTCTTTGAGCTCCTGTCTGGGAAGAAGATAAAGCCGAAAACATTGGAGAAGCTGATCGTTCCGTTCGCGGTTTTGCTGATCGTGTTTTTTGTCTTTTTGACCTATCACGACCTGGCGCGTCTCTTTAAAAATTTCCTGCCCTGGTAA
- a CDS encoding glycosyltransferase — protein sequence MEPIRIFVGTEPNQWLPTVVLKSSIARRTKAPLEFHDLKGIELNLKVKMYTGFSFFRYHIPELCGYRGRGIYLDADMVCVADIQELYEMDMKDKGALSKVKDKKSYYTSCLLLDCERLKHWNIREWALLINAGLTSYWGIMSGDPSGINHDDFGPLDPIWNHFDRYYDTTKIIHYTTVPTQPWKMPGHPYRDLFLREMKETIRAGDLSLDEVRSEIEKKHVYSRIIEDMEAS from the coding sequence ATGGAACCTATTCGCATTTTCGTGGGCACGGAACCCAACCAGTGGTTGCCCACTGTTGTATTGAAATCCAGTATTGCAAGAAGAACCAAAGCACCTTTGGAGTTCCATGATCTGAAAGGAATCGAGCTGAATTTGAAAGTCAAAATGTATACCGGATTTTCGTTCTTTCGCTATCACATCCCTGAGCTTTGCGGCTATCGGGGGCGGGGCATCTACTTGGATGCCGACATGGTGTGCGTCGCTGATATTCAAGAACTTTATGAGATGGATATGAAAGACAAAGGCGCTCTATCCAAAGTCAAAGATAAAAAAAGCTACTACACCAGCTGCTTGCTGCTAGACTGTGAAAGGTTGAAGCACTGGAATATCAGGGAATGGGCTCTTTTAATCAACGCCGGCCTCACGTCATACTGGGGCATCATGAGCGGCGACCCTTCAGGAATCAACCACGATGACTTTGGCCCCCTAGATCCTATCTGGAATCACTTCGACAGGTATTACGATACAACGAAGATCATTCACTACACCACCGTGCCGACCCAGCCGTGGAAGATGCCGGGGCATCCTTACAGGGATCTTTTCCTCAGAGAGATGAAAGAGACCATCCGTGCAGGTGATCTTTCTCTGGATGAGGTGAGGTCTGAAATTGAGAAGAAGCATGTCTATTCGCGCATTATTGAAGACATGGAAGCGAGTTAA
- a CDS encoding ABC transporter ATP-binding protein — MEKSLFWNLSRIVLERKTRFAMAIVLVCLSNGLLVLNPFIFRTALTNALAGYESAADYAAVNTLSFIPILLLVSALSAGLKYRMRIEFVALSRDAEEEFREKLYAKLQSQSRAFFDNHSIGDLINRLSSDISTYREILGPGIMYPIFALSLMLPAGISLFYLSKTLFLFSLLPLCILLMINIVSRESLYNLSISSQEVLSKMSTLADETYSGVRIFKAYDFKKIGEKLFLNLGLKHSLLRRKLFVRQGLIHPLFILLLQGASAATAFLFSYMHTSSLSTLSAQDFLTFIWLQNYLFAPVMMLGWIFSLYQQGKAAFVRLRTLYEEPVEVNDSGSRDDVGERADIALKNLTFSYAGSPRPSIEGVNLQIEEGCHVGIAGTVGSGKSTLLKLLQREYEIDKGMFFIGGIEVHEFKLSALYQLMATCEQIPFLFSDTVSENIRFGREDATREEIHSIASSVDLHDEIEGFPEKYDTTVGERGHLVSTGQKQRIAVARSLIASKRILILDDIFANVDASKEKIMLDRLIRDFQEATLIIVTNRISVLDRMDKVVFLQEGRVVEEGNPRELKSRGGAYSVLSELSNFINMKERGNP, encoded by the coding sequence ATGGAAAAAAGTCTCTTTTGGAATTTGAGCAGGATTGTTTTAGAGCGAAAGACTCGCTTTGCCATGGCGATTGTTTTGGTCTGCCTGTCCAACGGCTTGCTGGTTCTGAACCCCTTCATATTCAGAACTGCTTTGACAAATGCTTTGGCAGGTTATGAGAGTGCTGCAGATTATGCTGCAGTCAACACGTTGTCTTTCATTCCGATTCTATTGCTTGTTTCAGCTCTTAGCGCCGGGCTTAAATATCGGATGCGCATTGAGTTTGTCGCGCTCAGTCGCGATGCCGAAGAGGAGTTTCGTGAAAAACTCTATGCCAAACTACAGAGTCAGTCGCGCGCTTTTTTTGACAACCATTCGATCGGTGACTTAATCAACCGTCTTTCCAGCGATATCTCCACCTACCGGGAGATTTTGGGGCCCGGCATCATGTATCCCATTTTTGCGCTCAGTCTGATGCTTCCGGCAGGGATTTCGCTGTTCTATCTCTCCAAGACCCTGTTTTTGTTCTCGCTGCTGCCGCTTTGCATTCTTTTGATGATCAATATCGTGTCCAGGGAGTCCCTCTATAATCTTTCGATTTCATCCCAAGAGGTTCTCTCCAAGATGAGCACTCTTGCAGACGAAACCTACAGTGGGGTGCGCATATTTAAGGCCTACGATTTTAAAAAAATTGGAGAGAAACTCTTCTTAAATCTGGGCCTGAAGCACTCGCTTTTGCGCCGCAAACTCTTTGTACGGCAAGGTTTGATTCACCCGCTGTTTATTCTTCTCCTGCAGGGGGCATCGGCTGCGACGGCGTTTCTGTTTTCTTATATGCACACCTCATCTCTGTCAACGCTGAGCGCCCAGGATTTTTTGACATTTATCTGGCTGCAGAATTACCTATTTGCCCCCGTTATGATGCTTGGATGGATTTTTTCCCTTTATCAGCAGGGAAAAGCCGCTTTTGTCAGACTCAGGACTCTTTATGAGGAGCCGGTTGAAGTGAATGACAGCGGCAGCAGGGATGATGTGGGCGAAAGAGCGGACATCGCTCTGAAAAACCTGACTTTTTCTTATGCCGGTTCGCCCCGCCCTTCGATTGAGGGAGTGAACTTGCAAATCGAGGAGGGATGCCATGTCGGCATCGCTGGCACTGTGGGGAGCGGCAAAAGCACACTACTGAAACTTTTGCAGCGTGAGTATGAAATTGACAAAGGTATGTTTTTCATCGGCGGGATTGAGGTGCACGAGTTTAAGCTCTCGGCTTTATATCAGCTGATGGCCACCTGTGAGCAGATCCCTTTTCTTTTTTCAGATACTGTTTCTGAAAACATCCGCTTCGGCCGGGAAGATGCCACCAGGGAAGAAATCCATTCGATAGCCAGCTCGGTCGATCTGCACGACGAGATCGAGGGCTTCCCGGAAAAGTATGACACGACGGTGGGAGAAAGAGGGCATTTGGTTTCCACAGGACAAAAACAGCGGATAGCCGTGGCGCGGTCTCTCATTGCATCTAAACGCATCCTGATCCTAGACGATATTTTCGCCAATGTCGATGCCTCTAAAGAGAAGATCATGCTCGACAGGCTTATTCGAGATTTTCAGGAAGCGACACTCATCATCGTCACCAACCGTATCTCGGTTCTTGACAGAATGGATAAAGTGGTGTTTCTGCAAGAAGGAAGAGTTGTCGAAGAAGGAAACCCCCGGGAACTCAAATCCAGGGGCGGCGCCTACTCTGTCCTTTCCGAGCTTAGCAATTTCATCAACATGAAAGAGCGGGGGAATCCGTGA
- a CDS encoding ABC transporter ATP-binding protein has product MKGLFLRSGFSERKIFSRLLRYILPYKAAFILSFVFLFLSKAVEALAPLMIGYLVRNTFADNPINYGLSPLSFFCGIALFISFGFLFEFLHVRFKAEGGEKALFDLRRQVFSHIQNLPVNTFDRVPSGMLLTRTIHDVEQVSLLFSDSLVPLIGSFFLFVSMIGAITYIDFKSGLILLIILPFAVGLALRFRYVQEISFTKVRHLVAMLNIFIQERLQGLFIIREFGLEKREMAKFSKLNQELKKAHVSTIHNFAFFIAGIDVMTNFFIISSAGFLIYSAAGSKIDPGAFVTILLYSAVLFRPLVDLAERYNVLQSSLAAFERIASVLDMSAEDVNTGGELSTIEEIGMQNVSFSYGREESVLKRVEFTLKRGQWAAIVGMSGAGKSSILSLLLGFYRASSGTVTLNGKAIESFSKESLRKRIAPVFQDPIIISGSLKDNITLFQKEEDGVIEGLIEKMGLTGWLAQFPQGIHTPIKEKGKNISVGEAQLVSLLRALYSGRDLLLLDEALSSVDIATERLLEKGLIDSFGGRIALVVSHRFSLVAKAPLILVMEKGEIKEAGGHSELMAKKGIYEKLSRLQSVGMERF; this is encoded by the coding sequence GTGAAGGGCCTGTTTTTGAGAAGCGGTTTTAGCGAGAGGAAAATATTTTCCAGGTTGCTGAGGTACATTCTTCCTTACAAAGCAGCTTTCATCCTGTCGTTTGTTTTTCTCTTTCTTTCCAAGGCCGTCGAGGCGCTAGCCCCCCTTATGATCGGCTACCTTGTCAGGAACACGTTTGCAGACAACCCCATTAACTATGGCTTAAGCCCACTTTCTTTCTTTTGTGGAATCGCCCTGTTTATCTCTTTCGGTTTTCTTTTTGAGTTTCTGCACGTGCGCTTCAAAGCGGAGGGGGGGGAGAAGGCTCTCTTTGATTTAAGAAGGCAAGTATTTAGCCATATCCAAAATTTGCCCGTTAACACCTTCGACAGAGTGCCAAGCGGGATGTTGCTGACACGAACGATCCACGACGTCGAGCAAGTCAGCCTCCTCTTTTCCGACAGCTTAGTTCCTCTGATCGGCAGCTTTTTTTTGTTTGTCTCCATGATCGGGGCTATCACCTACATTGATTTTAAAAGCGGGTTGATTCTCCTAATCATACTTCCCTTTGCCGTAGGCTTAGCCTTGCGCTTCCGCTATGTGCAAGAGATCAGCTTTACTAAAGTCAGGCACTTAGTCGCCATGCTGAACATCTTCATTCAAGAGCGACTGCAAGGGCTTTTCATTATCCGGGAATTTGGGCTTGAAAAAAGGGAGATGGCCAAGTTTTCAAAGCTCAACCAGGAACTGAAGAAGGCGCACGTTTCGACAATTCACAATTTTGCCTTTTTCATCGCCGGTATCGATGTGATGACCAACTTCTTTATTATCTCGTCTGCGGGATTCCTTATCTATTCCGCAGCAGGGAGCAAGATTGATCCGGGCGCTTTTGTGACCATCCTTCTCTACAGTGCTGTTCTTTTCAGGCCTCTCGTTGACCTGGCCGAGCGCTACAATGTGCTCCAGTCTTCTCTTGCAGCTTTTGAAAGGATTGCTTCGGTGCTGGATATGAGTGCTGAGGATGTGAACACCGGAGGCGAGCTTTCCACGATCGAAGAGATCGGCATGCAGAATGTCTCGTTCTCGTATGGCAGGGAAGAGTCGGTCTTGAAACGAGTGGAATTCACGCTCAAGAGGGGGCAGTGGGCTGCCATCGTCGGGATGTCGGGCGCCGGAAAGTCTTCGATCCTTTCGCTGCTGCTTGGATTTTACCGGGCATCAAGCGGCACGGTTACCTTGAACGGGAAGGCAATCGAGAGCTTCTCCAAAGAGTCTTTAAGGAAAAGGATTGCCCCCGTATTTCAAGACCCTATTATCATTTCAGGGTCTTTGAAGGACAATATAACCTTGTTTCAGAAAGAAGAGGACGGTGTGATCGAAGGGCTGATCGAGAAGATGGGGCTTACTGGCTGGCTGGCACAGTTCCCCCAAGGGATCCACACTCCCATTAAGGAGAAGGGAAAAAACATCTCCGTGGGAGAGGCGCAGCTTGTCTCGCTTCTCCGCGCCCTCTATTCCGGAAGGGATTTGCTGCTTTTGGATGAGGCTCTCTCATCGGTAGACATCGCGACAGAGAGGCTTCTTGAAAAGGGGTTGATCGATTCATTCGGCGGGAGGATCGCTCTCGTTGTCTCCCACCGTTTTTCTTTAGTTGCGAAAGCTCCCCTGATACTCGTCATGGAGAAAGGCGAGATCAAAGAGGCGGGTGGGCACTCGGAGTTGATGGCCAAAAAAGGGATATACGAAAAATTAAGCCGCTTGCAAAGTGTGGGAATGGAGAGGTTTTAG